The Anas platyrhynchos isolate ZD024472 breed Pekin duck chromosome Z, IASCAAS_PekinDuck_T2T, whole genome shotgun sequence genome includes a window with the following:
- the LIPG gene encoding endothelial lipase: protein MSSLLLLFLTFLLLSTGLTAEGGPHRDRGGDGGGLGGRGSPLSPPLSPPMSPTVSPTPVSPRVRFSLHSASEAEGCPLALGQEGSLKECGFNATAKSFFIIHGWTMSGMFETWLGSLVAALQEREKEANVVVVDWLSLAHQLYTDAVNNTQVVGRSIARLLDWLQENPLFKLENVHLIGYSLGAHVAGFAGNHVHGTIGRITGLDPAGPMFEGVDPSKRLSPDDASFVDVLHTYTRETLGVSIGIQMPVGHVDIYPNGGDFQPGCGLSDVLGAIAYGTLGEVVKCEHERSVHLFVDSLVNQDKQSFAFQCTDSSRFKKGICLSCRKNRCSGIGYNARRTRNKRNSKMYLKTRADMPFKVYHYQMKMHVFSYKNLAEADPTFSVTLHGTNGDSEPLSLEMLDQIGLNATNTFLVYTEEDMGELLKIKLTWEGTSQSWYDLWKELKSYWYRPAKAAQELHIRRIRVKSGETQQRFAFCVEDFQLTRISPGKELWFVKCADDWKKRPVSNSL, encoded by the exons ATgagcagcctcctcctcctcttcctcaccttcctcctcctcagcacCGGCCTCACTGCTGAGGGGGGACCCCACAGGGACCGAGGCGGGGACGGGGGAGGACTAGGAGGGAGGGGGTCGCCCCTATCGCCGCCTCTATCGCCACCCATGTCGCCGACAGTATCGCCGACCCCTGTGTCGCCACGGGTGAGGTTCAGCCTCCACTCGGCCTCCGAGGCCGAAGGCTGCCCGCTGgccctggggcaggaggggagcctGAAGGAGTGCGGCTTCAACGCCACCGCCAAGAGCTTCTTCATCATCCACGGCTGGACG ATGAGCGGCATGTTCGAGACGTGGCTGGGCAGCCTGGTGGCCGCCCTGCAGGAGCGGGAGAAGGAGGCCAACGTGGTGGTGGTGGACTGGCTCTCGCTGGCCCACCAGCTCTACACGGACGCGGTGAACAACACGCAGGTGGTGGGGAGAAGCATAGCCCGGCTGCTCGACTGGTTACAG GAAAATCCTCTTTTTAAGCTTGAGAACGTCCACCTGATCGGGTACAGCCTGGGCGCACACGTCGCTGGCTTCGCTGGCAACCACGTCCACGGGACGATTGGCAGAATTACAG GCTTGGATCCAGCCGGCCCCATGTTCGAAGGAGTGGACCCCAGCAAGCGCCTCTCCCCTGACGATGCCAGCTTCGTGGACGTCCTGCACACCTACACGAGGGAGACGCTGGGGGTGAGCATTGGGATCCAGATGCCTGTGGGCCACGTTGACATCTACCCCAACGGGGGAGACTTCCAGCCCGGCTGCGGATTAAGCGATGTCTTAGGAGCGATTGCCTACGGGA CACTTGGTGAAGTGGTTAAATGTGAGCACGAGCGGTCTGTGCACCTGTTTGTGGACTCCCTCGTGAACCAAGATAAACAAAGCTTCGCGTTTCAATGTACTGATTCCAGTCGCTTCAAGAAGGGAATCTGCCTGAGCTGCCGGAAGAACCGCTGCAGCGGCATCGGCTACAACGCCAGGAGAACGCGGAACAAAAGGAACAGCAAGATGTACTTAAAAACAAGAGCTGACATGCCCTTCAAAG TCTACCATTACCAGATGAAAATGCACGTCTTCAGCTACAAAAACCTGGCAGAGGCTGACCCCACGTTCTCTGTCACCCTGCATGGCACCAACGGAGACTCTGAGCCCCTCTCCTTGGAGAT GCTGGATCAAATCGGCCTCAATGCTACCAACACCTTCCTGGTCTATACAGAAGAGGACATGGGGGAGCTGTTAAAAATCAAGCTCACCTGGGAGGGCACGTCGCAGTCCTGGTACGATCTGTGGAAGGAGCTGAAGAGTTACTGGTATCGGCCCGCCAAGGCTGCCCAGGAACTGCACATCAGGCGGATACGCGTGAAATCGGGGGAAACGCAGCAGAG GTTTGCTTTCTGTGTAGAGGACTTCCAGCTGACCCGCATATCTCCTGGCAAAGAGCTCTGGTTTGTCAAGTGCGCAGACGACTGGAAAAAAAG GCCTGTCTCAAACTCGCTCTGA
- the RPL17 gene encoding large ribosomal subunit protein uL22, with the protein MVRYSLDPENPTKSCKSRGSNLRVHFKNTRETAQAIKGMHIRKATKYLKDVTLKKQCVPFRRYNGGVGRCAQAKQWGWTQGRWPKKSAEFLLHMLKNAESNAELKGLDVDSLVIEHIQVNKAPKMRRRTYRAHGRINPYMSSPCHIEMILTEKEQIVPKPEEEVAQKKKISQKKLKKQKLMARE; encoded by the exons ATGGTCCGCTACTCGCTGGATCCGGAGAACCCCACGAAAT CATGCAAGTCCCGGGGCTCCAACCTGCGGGTGCACTTCAAG aACACTCGTGAGACTGCCCAGGCCATCAAGGGCATGCACATCCGCAAGGCCACCAAGTACCTGAAGGACGTCACCCTGAAGAAGCAGTGCGTTCCCTTCCGTCGCTACAACGGAGGCGTTGGTAGATGCGCCCAG GCCAAGCAGTGGGGCTGGACGCAGGGCCGCTGGCCCAAGAAAAGCGCGGAGTTCTTGCTGCACATGCTGAAAAACGCGGAGAGCAACGCTGAGCTCAAG GGGCTGGACGTGGATTCGCTGGTGATCGAGCACATCCAGGTGAACAAGGCCCCCAAAATGCGCCGGCGCACCTACCGAGCCCACGGGCGGATCAACCCCTACATGAGCTCCCCCTGCCACATCGAGATGATCCTCACCGAGAAGGAGCAGATCGTCCCCAAGCCCGAAGAAGAAGTGGCtcagaagaaaaag ATCTCgcagaagaagctgaagaagcagaagctgATGGCCCGGGAGTAG
- the CZH18orf32 gene encoding UPF0729 protein C18orf32 homolog, whose product MVCIPCIVIPVLLWVYKKFLEPYIYPVIAPFIKRVWPKKAVQETTATKRGQGGSAGNPRAPSASERDKEDESGVHRFESNGVANGIAAKRATELPDKKTD is encoded by the exons ATGGTGTGCATTCCCTGTATCGTCATTCCCGTTCTTCTCTGGGTCTACAAGAAGTTCCTGGAGCCTTACATCTATCCTGTCATCGCACCTTTCATTAAGCGCGTGTGGCCCAAGAAAGCCGTGCAGGAAACGACAGCCACAAAACGAGGGCAAGGAGGCAGTGCTGGAAACCCCCGAGCACCTTCAGCCAGCGAAAGGGATAAGGAGGATGAGTCTGGAGTTCACAGA TTTGAAAGCAACGGGGTTGCGAATGGAATTGCTGCAAAGAGAGCCACAGAACTTCCTGACAAGAAAACAGATTAA